A genomic region of Deinococcus sp. KSM4-11 contains the following coding sequences:
- a CDS encoding S8 family peptidase produces MPTHVVPATVLPRRLTIPLLTILSALLGACDDGTTGGGTPQPVPVSTISGTVTLPGATSTALPHTRPLRPGEVLRASGGQPWAVQGAAHSTLQSGAVIPGEYLIVSRTGLSAQTVSATLSALAVPTVGTLRLARAAGAPTIGLSLYRADRRLSAVQSSRVLTTLAAQPGVISVSANRRMDALATPNDMYYPLQWHYPAINLPEAWNHTTGKAITVAVVDTGIITHPDLSGQVLPGMDFISDITQSGDGDGIDTDPTDPGGSEYHGSHVAGTIGARSNNGIGVAGVDWAAKILPVRVLNQNSGSLADILMGTLWAAGEKVDGAPMNPNPARVINLSLGGAGDCTAAEQQVFSQLKAKGVVTVVAAGNDNVDATTISPANCADVITVGAVGPDGRRAPYSNYGPRIDVMAPGGNSSLGVTVGADTYPGGVLSTTYDDATSTYQYEFLDGTSMASPHVAGAVALLLGQNPALTPAQVLARLKASAVPLGSRCDITDGCGAGLIDASALLTGVTPTPVPTPTPTPPSRPPLVEALYMNLSNPAQPPDYRRSASIQLPLDSLAPGYVLKDLQAGSYLVRAWQDLNGDGKVNEGEPYAEYPNYITVTTTAQDITGIDLTLQAYSVQSAGLNGSRASLATVKAALETLIRMGR; encoded by the coding sequence ATGCCCACCCACGTGGTTCCAGCGACCGTGCTGCCCCGACGTCTGACCATCCCGCTCCTGACCATCCTGAGCGCGCTGCTTGGGGCCTGTGACGACGGCACCACGGGTGGAGGCACGCCGCAGCCCGTCCCCGTCTCCACGATCAGCGGCACCGTCACGCTGCCCGGCGCGACCTCCACGGCCCTCCCGCACACGCGCCCGCTGCGGCCCGGCGAGGTGCTGCGGGCCTCCGGCGGTCAGCCCTGGGCCGTGCAGGGCGCCGCGCACTCGACGCTGCAGTCCGGCGCGGTCATTCCCGGCGAGTACCTGATCGTGTCGCGGACGGGCCTGTCGGCCCAGACGGTCTCCGCCACGCTTTCGGCGCTCGCGGTACCGACGGTCGGGACGCTCCGGCTCGCGCGGGCGGCGGGTGCTCCGACCATCGGCCTGTCGCTGTACCGCGCAGACCGTCGCCTGAGCGCGGTGCAGTCCAGCCGCGTCCTGACCACCCTGGCGGCCCAGCCGGGCGTGATTAGCGTCAGCGCGAACCGGCGCATGGATGCCCTGGCCACGCCGAACGACATGTACTACCCACTGCAATGGCATTACCCCGCCATCAACCTCCCGGAAGCCTGGAACCACACCACCGGCAAGGCCATCACCGTGGCCGTCGTGGACACCGGCATCATCACCCATCCGGATTTGTCCGGACAGGTGCTTCCCGGGATGGACTTCATCAGCGACATCACCCAGTCCGGAGACGGGGACGGCATCGACACGGATCCCACCGATCCTGGCGGGAGCGAGTACCACGGCTCCCACGTTGCCGGAACCATCGGCGCCAGGAGCAACAACGGTATCGGCGTGGCCGGCGTCGACTGGGCCGCGAAGATCCTGCCGGTGCGCGTGCTCAACCAGAACAGCGGCTCGCTGGCGGACATCCTGATGGGCACCCTGTGGGCGGCAGGCGAGAAGGTCGACGGCGCTCCCATGAACCCGAATCCCGCCCGCGTCATCAACCTGAGCTTGGGCGGCGCCGGCGACTGCACGGCCGCCGAGCAGCAGGTCTTCTCACAACTGAAGGCCAAAGGGGTTGTGACCGTCGTCGCGGCCGGGAATGACAACGTGGACGCCACCACCATCTCGCCCGCGAACTGCGCGGACGTGATCACGGTCGGCGCGGTCGGCCCGGACGGTCGGCGCGCTCCGTACTCCAACTACGGCCCGCGCATCGACGTGATGGCCCCCGGCGGGAATTCCAGCCTGGGCGTGACGGTCGGCGCGGACACGTACCCCGGCGGCGTCCTGAGCACCACCTACGACGACGCCACCAGCACCTACCAGTACGAATTCCTCGACGGCACCTCGATGGCCAGCCCGCACGTGGCGGGCGCGGTGGCTTTGCTGCTGGGGCAGAATCCTGCCCTCACGCCCGCCCAGGTGCTCGCCCGCTTGAAGGCCAGCGCCGTTCCGCTCGGCAGCCGGTGTGACATCACGGACGGATGTGGGGCCGGGCTGATCGACGCCAGCGCCTTACTGACGGGCGTGACGCCCACACCCGTCCCGACACCCACCCCGACCCCGCCGAGCAGGCCTCCCCTCGTCGAGGCACTGTACATGAATCTCAGCAATCCGGCTCAGCCACCCGATTACCGCCGCAGTGCCTCTATTCAGCTGCCCCTTGATAGTTTGGCCCCTGGATACGTCCTGAAAGACCTCCAGGCGGGATCCTATCTCGTTCGCGCGTGGCAAGATCTTAACGGCGACGGGAAGGTGAACGAGGGCGAACCCTACGCCGAGTATCCTAACTACATCACCGTCACGACCACCGCACAGGACATCACGGGCATCGACCTGACGCTGCAGGCCTACTCGGTGCAGTCCGCCGGGCTGAACGGCTCCAGGGCTTCCCTCGCCACTGTGAAGGCGGCGCTGGAAACGCTGATCCGCATGGGCCGCTGA
- a CDS encoding 23S rRNA (cytosine(2499)-C(5))-methyltransferase — MPDAPAPRSRLRLRVSPAAEAHVRAGHPWVYESSLRAQNRGGDPGELAVIYDRRDRFLAIGLYDPDSPLRVRVLHQGTPATLDDAWWAARLDAALELRAPLFGPDTDGYRLVNGESDGWPGLVIDRYARTLVVKLYTAAWFPHLPRVLALLADRFPAFAVVLRLSRNIQQRAADGGLYDGRVLAGNVGNGTVVFHETGLAFEAEVVRGQKTGFFLDQRENRRRVEKYARGRRVLNAFSFSGGFSLYAARGGASEVISLDLSAHALASAEQNYALNPKLTAPHETVQADVFAWLAHTDREFDLVILDPPSLARRESERAGAIRAYGKLAADGIGRLARGGMLVSASCSAHVSAEEFWDAVRDAADRSGRTWRELHTTRHAPDHHASFPEAEYLKAIYVQLD, encoded by the coding sequence ATGCCGGACGCTCCCGCTCCCCGTTCCCGCCTCCGGTTGCGGGTGTCGCCGGCCGCCGAGGCGCACGTCCGGGCCGGGCACCCCTGGGTGTACGAGTCCAGTCTGCGCGCTCAGAACCGCGGGGGCGATCCGGGCGAACTGGCCGTGATCTACGACCGCCGCGACCGGTTCCTGGCCATCGGCCTGTACGATCCGGACTCGCCGCTGCGGGTGCGGGTGCTGCACCAGGGCACGCCCGCCACCCTGGACGACGCGTGGTGGGCCGCCCGCCTGGACGCCGCGCTGGAACTGCGCGCGCCGCTGTTCGGGCCGGACACGGACGGCTACCGGCTGGTGAACGGCGAATCGGACGGCTGGCCGGGCCTGGTGATCGACCGGTATGCGCGCACGCTGGTCGTGAAGCTGTACACCGCCGCGTGGTTCCCACACCTTCCGCGCGTCCTGGCGCTGCTGGCCGACCGCTTCCCGGCCTTCGCGGTGGTGCTGCGCCTGAGCCGCAACATCCAGCAGCGCGCGGCCGATGGGGGGCTGTACGACGGTCGGGTTCTCGCCGGAAACGTCGGGAACGGTACCGTGGTCTTTCACGAGACGGGGCTGGCCTTCGAGGCGGAGGTGGTTCGCGGCCAGAAGACCGGATTCTTCCTCGACCAGCGCGAGAACCGCCGCCGGGTCGAGAAGTACGCGCGCGGGCGGCGGGTGCTGAACGCCTTCTCGTTCAGTGGCGGTTTCAGCCTGTACGCGGCGCGCGGCGGGGCGAGCGAGGTGATCAGCCTCGACCTGAGCGCCCACGCCCTGGCGAGCGCGGAGCAGAATTACGCCCTGAACCCGAAGCTCACGGCCCCGCACGAGACCGTGCAGGCAGACGTGTTCGCGTGGCTGGCCCACACGGATCGCGAATTTGATCTGGTGATCCTCGACCCCCCGTCGCTGGCGCGGCGTGAAAGCGAGCGGGCGGGCGCCATCCGCGCCTACGGGAAACTCGCCGCCGACGGGATCGGGCGGCTGGCGAGGGGGGGCATGCTCGTCAGCGCGTCGTGCTCCGCGCACGTCAGCGCCGAGGAATTCTGGGACGCCGTGCGGGACGCCGCCGATCGCAGTGGTCGGACGTGGCGGGAGCTTCACACGACCCGTCACGCGCCGGATCATCACGCCTCGTTCCCCGAGGCGGAGTACCTGAAGGCGATCTACGTCCAGCTCGATTGA
- a CDS encoding DUF2625 family protein, producing the protein MTRPLTDLIQVHDPAWPQVQGVLGTSAVPVEVLPATPEHASGALLFTQVTLRSPLGALVFHSAGLLVDHGWLRLRGAGGHPRCQRGFQNANPHPGRGYAVVADDVLGGQFALNGGAFGPDPGRVSYLAPDLLAWEPLGMGYTDFLEWMTSAGALAQFYATVRWLGWEQDCARMSGDEGVLVYPFLWAQGPSVSERQRDVVPFEELLGLQAGFVDQLGHPPL; encoded by the coding sequence GTGACCCGTCCACTGACTGATCTCATTCAGGTTCACGATCCCGCCTGGCCGCAGGTGCAAGGCGTCCTCGGTACCTCGGCAGTACCGGTTGAGGTATTGCCCGCTACACCAGAACATGCCAGCGGAGCACTGCTCTTTACTCAGGTCACTCTGAGGAGTCCGCTGGGCGCACTTGTATTTCATTCTGCGGGTCTCTTGGTCGATCATGGCTGGCTCCGGCTGCGCGGTGCTGGCGGTCATCCTCGCTGCCAGCGGGGGTTTCAGAACGCTAATCCACACCCTGGCCGTGGATATGCGGTCGTGGCCGATGACGTCCTGGGCGGGCAGTTCGCACTCAATGGTGGCGCGTTTGGGCCAGACCCAGGACGCGTCAGTTACTTGGCTCCAGATTTGCTCGCGTGGGAACCCCTGGGCATGGGGTACACCGACTTCCTAGAGTGGATGACATCCGCTGGTGCTCTGGCACAGTTTTATGCCACGGTGCGGTGGCTTGGCTGGGAGCAGGACTGCGCCCGAATGTCAGGGGATGAGGGTGTTCTGGTGTATCCGTTCCTCTGGGCTCAAGGGCCTTCAGTCTCGGAACGTCAGCGCGATGTGGTGCCCTTTGAGGAACTACTCGGCCTTCAGGCCGGATTCGTCGACCAGCTCGGTCACCCTCCGCTGTAA
- a CDS encoding HAD family hydrolase — MQHLRAVILDLDDTLFDDTACTRAGLGALATRHGIDLHPDDLFARHAAHIHAIDPLLFRGEIDAHGARVLRFTRLLTELGVPNPDGEGATVTYRESYRAHWQLLAGANTLLHTLRGRGLKTAILTNYVREVQHEKLSHFGLDALVDAVLCIEDVPAPKPAPGAYHAACAALDVAPAQTVMVGDSWTNDVQGARDAGLHAVWINRRGLAAPLPDVAQVTALDELPGVLGLVGRAAQR, encoded by the coding sequence ATGCAACACCTCCGAGCCGTGATCCTCGATCTGGACGACACCCTCTTCGATGACACCGCCTGCACCCGCGCGGGCCTGGGTGCCCTGGCCACCCGGCACGGTATCGACCTGCACCCCGATGACCTGTTCGCCCGGCACGCCGCGCACATTCACGCCATCGATCCCCTGCTCTTCCGGGGAGAGATCGATGCCCACGGCGCCCGCGTCCTGCGCTTCACGCGCCTGCTGACGGAACTGGGCGTGCCGAACCCGGACGGCGAGGGGGCCACCGTCACGTACCGAGAAAGCTACCGCGCCCACTGGCAACTGCTCGCGGGAGCTAACACCCTCCTGCACACGCTGCGCGGGCGCGGCCTGAAAACCGCGATCCTCACCAATTACGTGCGCGAGGTGCAGCACGAGAAACTCTCGCACTTCGGCCTGGACGCCCTCGTGGACGCTGTGCTGTGCATCGAGGACGTGCCCGCTCCGAAACCCGCTCCGGGGGCGTATCACGCCGCCTGCGCCGCTCTGGATGTCGCACCCGCGCAGACCGTGATGGTCGGCGATTCGTGGACGAACGATGTGCAGGGCGCACGGGACGCGGGCCTGCACGCCGTCTGGATCAACCGCCGTGGGCTGGCCGCGCCGCTCCCGGACGTGGCCCAGGTCACCGCGCTCGATGAATTACCCGGTGTGCTCGGCCTGGTGGGCCGTGCGGCTCAGCGCTGA
- the dinB gene encoding DNA polymerase IV produces the protein MEAIPRKIIHVDMDAFYASVEQRDDPQLRGRPLAVAWGGRRSVVLTASYEARPYGVHSALPLYRALERCPDLRVVEPRFEAYREVSRLIRSVFQTYTPLVEPLSLDEAYLDVTTPRMGGPSATRIAQAIRAGIREQTGLSATAGVSVNKFLAKLASGMNKPDGLTVILPAEVDALLARLPVGAFHGIGPATAARLDAMGIQSGAQLRAASQDDLVTRFGAMGTHFWRIAHGLDDRPVEPDRPSKSIGTEETYSDDLRTIQAVQARLPVLAEGVERRLARAGLAAHTVILKLKFDDRRVITRRVTLPGAVHRAPELAELAARLLTSGLLAGRGVRLAGITAAGLCPVGETPSQPQLFGGLAWNA, from the coding sequence GTGGAGGCCATACCGCGCAAGATCATCCACGTCGACATGGACGCCTTCTACGCGTCCGTGGAACAGCGGGACGATCCGCAGCTGCGGGGTCGGCCGCTGGCCGTCGCCTGGGGCGGCCGACGCTCCGTGGTGCTCACGGCCAGCTACGAGGCCCGCCCCTACGGCGTGCACTCGGCCCTGCCGCTGTACCGCGCGCTGGAACGCTGTCCTGACCTGCGCGTCGTGGAACCGCGCTTCGAGGCCTACCGCGAGGTCAGCCGCCTGATCAGGAGTGTATTTCAGACCTACACGCCTCTGGTGGAACCCCTCTCGCTAGATGAAGCGTACCTGGACGTCACCACGCCCCGGATGGGCGGGCCGAGTGCCACGCGCATCGCGCAGGCCATCAGGGCCGGTATCCGCGAGCAGACGGGCCTGAGCGCCACGGCGGGCGTCAGCGTGAACAAGTTCCTGGCCAAACTCGCCAGCGGAATGAACAAACCCGACGGCCTGACCGTCATCCTGCCTGCCGAGGTGGACGCCCTGCTCGCTCGCCTGCCGGTGGGCGCGTTCCACGGCATCGGCCCGGCCACGGCGGCCCGGCTGGACGCGATGGGCATCCAGTCGGGCGCGCAGCTCCGCGCAGCCTCCCAGGACGACCTCGTGACGCGGTTCGGCGCGATGGGCACGCACTTCTGGCGCATTGCCCACGGTCTGGATGACCGTCCCGTCGAACCGGACCGGCCGTCCAAGAGCATCGGCACCGAGGAAACCTACAGCGACGACCTCCGCACGATCCAGGCTGTCCAGGCCCGGCTGCCCGTGCTGGCTGAGGGCGTCGAACGCCGCCTGGCACGGGCTGGACTGGCCGCGCACACCGTGATCCTGAAACTGAAATTCGACGACCGACGGGTCATCACGCGCCGCGTCACGCTGCCCGGCGCCGTCCACCGAGCGCCGGAATTGGCGGAACTGGCCGCCCGCCTCCTCACGTCCGGCCTCCTCGCCGGCCGAGGGGTGCGGCTCGCCGGGATCACCGCCGCCGGCCTGTGTCCGGTGGGGGAGACGCCCAGCCAGCCCCAGCTGTTCGGCGGCCTCGCCTGGAACGCCTGA
- a CDS encoding aminoglycoside phosphotransferase family protein, with protein sequence MATEPPIDHAALLAAVRSSFGLNVESLTFLPDGTAPAYRAVGPSGKCFLKAMPPTVYGEQVTARALAELPLLQALRSTGTLGRVPEPMPTVDGGWVADIDGYRVFAYAWIDAVNLGADWETALPELALLLGQLHAGSASLLPETSALPMPPEEFGMPFEAVLTDTLRTIHELPADARPGLLALRDLLVPQRATILSVLDRAQAFAERARHRAQPFVVCHTDAHGGNVMRDATGNLWLVDWETARLAPPEHDLWMLHARLAEVLPAYRAGLGTEFTTDLDTLGFYLCRRPLEDLAADIGWMLHEHTRPEQDAESLGIIEKYVLPGLWSVEADLERLASALSRTAHQAEHTG encoded by the coding sequence ATGGCCACCGAGCCGCCCATCGACCACGCCGCTCTCCTCGCCGCCGTGCGCTCTTCCTTCGGTCTGAACGTGGAGTCCCTGACCTTCCTGCCGGACGGTACCGCGCCTGCCTACCGGGCCGTGGGGCCGTCCGGGAAGTGCTTCCTGAAGGCCATGCCACCTACCGTGTACGGCGAGCAGGTGACCGCGCGTGCCCTGGCAGAACTGCCGCTGCTTCAGGCCCTGCGCTCGACGGGAACGCTGGGCCGTGTACCCGAGCCCATGCCGACCGTCGATGGTGGGTGGGTGGCAGACATCGATGGCTACCGGGTTTTTGCTTACGCGTGGATTGACGCGGTGAATCTGGGAGCGGACTGGGAGACGGCGCTGCCCGAGCTGGCGCTGCTGCTGGGACAACTGCACGCGGGATCGGCGAGCCTCCTGCCAGAGACCTCCGCTCTGCCGATGCCCCCCGAGGAGTTTGGAATGCCGTTCGAGGCTGTGCTCACGGACACCCTCCGAACCATCCATGAGCTGCCAGCGGACGCGCGGCCGGGGCTGCTAGCTCTGCGCGACCTGCTGGTTCCCCAGCGTGCAACGATCCTGAGTGTGCTGGATCGCGCCCAGGCGTTCGCGGAACGCGCCCGTCACCGAGCGCAGCCCTTCGTGGTGTGCCATACGGACGCACACGGCGGGAATGTCATGCGGGACGCGACGGGAAACCTGTGGCTCGTCGACTGGGAGACGGCTCGGCTGGCCCCGCCCGAGCATGACCTGTGGATGCTGCATGCCCGTCTGGCGGAGGTCCTGCCCGCGTACCGTGCGGGGCTGGGGACGGAGTTCACGACCGATCTGGATACGCTGGGCTTCTACCTGTGCCGCCGGCCGCTGGAGGATCTGGCGGCGGATATCGGCTGGATGCTGCACGAGCACACGCGTCCAGAGCAGGACGCGGAATCGCTGGGAATCATCGAGAAGTACGTGCTGCCTGGCCTGTGGAGTGTGGAGGCCGATCTGGAGCGGCTGGCGTCAGCGCTGAGCCGCACGGCCCACCAGGCCGAGCACACCGGGTAA